Proteins encoded in a region of the Neoarius graeffei isolate fNeoGra1 chromosome 3, fNeoGra1.pri, whole genome shotgun sequence genome:
- the LOC132883837 gene encoding proton-coupled zinc antiporter SLC30A1-like produces MACEPNRARLLCMLSLTFSFFVVEVVVSQLTSSLAMLSDSFHMLSDVMALIVALVAVRFSERTQSTKKNTFGWIRAEVMGALVNAVFLTALCFTIVLEAIERFTEPHEIENPIVVITVGVAGLVVNLLGLCLFHGHAHSHSHGKTSKSETSTDCGSAGEETNNLVTKAHGRNSPNGVNPDSRGAAELSTVQLNGELDHEHDLEQENDESSASQLNMRGVFLHVLGDALGSVIVVVNAIIFTFVWRPCEPGVPCNNPCVANAECSDHYHLNRTLVGFGEEKLNSTSTPFSIAGPCWVLYLDPTLCLIMVCILLYTTYPLLKESALILLQTVPKQFDVNLLSTRLRQIDGVLAVHELHIWQLAGSRIIATAHIKCRDPASYMSVAKRLKAFFHDEGIHATTIQPEFVVVSSESHASLCELSCRTQCATKLCCQNAKAPDNKNTGMESESEAELPVSTTLEVISESLESEPKVQVASKDVAIPSEVDLSL; encoded by the exons ATGGCTTGTGAACCCAACCGCGCCCGTTTGCTGTGCATGCTGTCGTTAACGTTCAGTTTTTTCGTGGTCGAGGTGGTAGTGAGCCAGCTCACGTCGTCGCTCGCGATGCTCTCGGACTCTTTCCACATGCTGTCGGACGTGATGGCGCTGATCGTGGCGCTGGTGGCGGTGCGTTTCTCCGAGCGCACGCAGTCCACCAAGAAGAACACGTTCGGCTGGATCCGCGCCGAGGTGATGGGCGCCCTCGTCAACGCCGTGTTCCTCACCGCGCTCTGCTTCACCATCGTGCTCGAGGCTATCGAGCGCTTCACTGAGCCGCACGAGATCGAGAACCCGATCGTGGTGATCACCGTCGGGGTCGCGGGGCTCGTGGTGAACCTGCTGGGGCTGTGTCTCTTCCACGGCCACGCGCACTCACACAGCCACGGCAAGACGAGCAAGAGCGAGACGTCCACTGACTGCGGATCTGCTGGAGAGGAGACCAACAACCTGGTCACCAAAGCTCACGGGAGGAACAGCCCGAACGGCGTGAACCCCGACAGCAGGGGAGCAGCTG AGTTATCAACTGTGCAGCTGAACGGCGAGCTGGATCACGAGCACGACCTTGAGCAGGAGAATGACGAGTCCTCAGCGTCCCAGCTGAACATGCGTGGTGTTTTCCTTCATGTTCTGGGTGATGCTCTTGGCTCTGTCATCGTCGTGGTCAATGCCATCATCTTTACTTTTGTATGGCGTCCATGTGAGCCCGGCGTTCCCTGCAACAACCCGTGCGTTGCCAACGCAGAGTGCAGTGACCACTATCACCTTAACCGCACGCTTGTTGGttttggtgaggaaaaactcaacAGCACGAGCACCCCGTTCTCCATAGCCGGGCCCTGCTGGGTGCTGTACCTGGACCCAACTCTGTGCCTCATCATGGTTTGCATTCTTCTGTACACGACGTACCCACTCCTGAAGGAGTCAGCGCTTATCCTGCTGCAGACTGTCCCCAAACAGTTCGATGTGAATCTCCTAAGCACTCGTCTGCGCCAGATCGATGGTGTTCTGGCTGTGCACGAGCTCCACATCTGGCAGCTCGCTGGGAGTCGCATCATCGCCACGGCACACATCAAATGCCGAGACCCCGCCTCTTACATGAGTGTGGCCAAGCGTCTTAAGGCCTTCTTTCATGATGAAGGCATCCACGCCACCACCATCCAGCCTGAGTTCGTCGTGGTGAGCTCTGAGTCGCACGCCTCACTCTGTGAGCTCTCGTGCCGCACACAGTGCGCCACTAAACTCTGCTGTCAAAATGCCAAAGCCCCCGACAACAAAAACACAGGTATGGAGAGCGAGAGTGAAGCCGAACTCCCTGTCTCCACCACTCTAGAGGTCATCAGTGAGTCTCTGGAAAGCGAGCCTAAAGTTCAAGTGGCTTCAAAGGACGTGGCCATCCCCAGTGAGGTGGACTTGTCTTTATAA